One stretch of Planctomycetota bacterium DNA includes these proteins:
- the ligA gene encoding NAD-dependent DNA ligase LigA has product MSKIPADIKFRADALRQQLNFHNYRYYVLDSPEISDIEYDRLLRELTGMEKQYPELVTSDSPTQRVGAPVQDTFKTIEHSQMMLSLENAMDEAEIREWYERLGLMAELACEPKIDGTAVELVYKDGIFVSGSTRGDGKTGEDITLNIKTIKSVPLRLMGDRIPEYLEVRGEVFLPKEPFNKFNRQRIEAGEEPFANPRNAAAGSLRQLDSQVTALRPLDILIHGSGQIKGIAFKTHSEAMEYFTKLGLKAVKPVLVSSLSGAEKYFFEMALKRDDLPFEIDGIVVKVDDLRVREQLGLRARSPRWAIAYKFPAQEATTQLREIVVQVGRTGTLTPVANLKPVSIGGVEVSRATLHNAGEIARLDLMIGDWVILKRAGDVIPKIIKPILSRRTGKEEPFIMPVKCPVCDSKVIQEEGEVAYRCPNISCPAQVKAGIGHFAQREAMNIEGLGDRLIEQLIDKDIIKDAADLYTLEKKDILKLERMGDKLAANILDAIGRSKKTTLVRLIYGLGIRHVGEAIAKTLADNYRNIDEFMEADEVALQEIEEIGPIVAQSIRQFFDNPNNQRLICKLKEAGINPQGAAKKKSGKLEGKVFVFTGEMVKFSRPEAKQIVEDQGAKTSESVSKKVDYLVVGANPGSKYQQAQKLGIKIINEEEFLTIIR; this is encoded by the coding sequence AGTTAGTCACGTCCGATTCACCCACCCAGCGGGTTGGCGCGCCGGTCCAGGACACCTTCAAGACCATCGAACATTCCCAGATGATGCTCAGTTTGGAAAACGCCATGGATGAAGCAGAAATTCGGGAATGGTATGAACGCCTGGGCCTGATGGCTGAACTGGCCTGCGAGCCCAAGATTGATGGCACAGCCGTGGAACTGGTCTATAAAGACGGTATATTTGTCTCCGGTTCAACCAGAGGCGACGGCAAGACCGGGGAGGATATCACACTCAACATCAAAACCATCAAGAGTGTTCCCTTGCGGTTGATGGGCGACAGAATCCCGGAATATTTGGAGGTCCGGGGCGAGGTCTTCCTGCCCAAAGAGCCGTTTAACAAATTCAACCGCCAGCGCATCGAGGCCGGCGAAGAACCATTTGCCAATCCGCGCAATGCCGCGGCCGGAAGTTTGCGTCAACTGGACAGCCAGGTCACGGCCCTGCGGCCTTTGGACATCCTGATTCACGGCTCCGGCCAAATCAAGGGTATTGCCTTCAAGACCCATTCCGAGGCAATGGAGTATTTCACCAAACTTGGCTTAAAGGCCGTTAAACCGGTGTTGGTCTCCTCATTATCCGGCGCGGAAAAATATTTCTTCGAGATGGCCCTCAAGCGCGATGATCTGCCATTTGAGATTGACGGTATCGTAGTCAAGGTGGATGATTTGCGGGTCCGGGAGCAGTTGGGCCTACGGGCCCGAAGTCCGCGCTGGGCTATTGCCTATAAATTCCCGGCCCAGGAAGCCACTACCCAGTTACGGGAAATAGTGGTCCAGGTCGGCCGGACCGGCACGCTGACGCCGGTGGCTAATCTCAAGCCGGTCAGTATCGGCGGGGTTGAGGTCTCGCGTGCCACACTGCACAATGCCGGGGAAATCGCCCGGCTGGATTTGATGATAGGCGATTGGGTGATTCTCAAGAGGGCTGGCGACGTTATCCCGAAGATTATCAAGCCTATCCTTTCCCGCCGGACCGGTAAGGAAGAACCATTCATTATGCCCGTCAAATGTCCGGTCTGCGACAGTAAGGTCATCCAGGAGGAAGGCGAGGTGGCGTATCGTTGTCCCAATATCTCCTGTCCGGCTCAGGTCAAGGCTGGTATCGGTCACTTTGCCCAGCGTGAGGCCATGAATATTGAGGGCTTGGGCGACCGGCTGATTGAACAACTCATTGACAAGGACATCATCAAGGATGCGGCTGACCTCTATACTTTGGAAAAGAAAGACATATTGAAACTTGAACGGATGGGTGACAAACTCGCCGCAAATATATTGGATGCGATTGGCCGTTCCAAGAAGACCACCCTGGTCCGGCTGATTTATGGACTGGGCATCCGGCATGTTGGCGAGGCCATAGCCAAGACCCTGGCTGATAATTACAGGAACATAGACGAATTTATGGAGGCGGACGAAGTGGCCTTGCAGGAGATAGAGGAAATCGGGCCCATCGTAGCGCAGAGCATCAGGCAATTCTTTGACAATCCCAATAACCAGCGGTTGATTTGCAAACTAAAAGAGGCCGGCATTAATCCGCAGGGCGCGGCAAAGAAAAAAAGCGGGAAGTTAGAAGGCAAGGTATTTGTCTTTACCGGTGAGATGGTCAAGTTCAGCCGTCCAGAGGCAAAGCAGATAGTGGAAGACCAGGGCGCCAAGACCTCAGAAAGCGTCAGCAAGAAAGTGGATTATCTGGTAGTCGGCGCCAATCCCGGTTCTAAGTATCAGCAGGCCCAGAAACTGGGCATTAAGATTATTAATGAAGAGGAATTCCTGACTATAATTCGCTGA
- a CDS encoding metallophosphoesterase — translation MQIILSDVHSNLEAFSAVLADIKARFGKDIQIISLGDLVGYGPNPIECILLAIQHNLINIMGNHELALSKDKTNFNPSAQRAIFWTKTIIQKNLANPKVSQFLKSLTYEYRTESSAFSGGIVYAHGSPRGVVDEYVIRRDDLFNLTDEVKKNLRENFESVEEVGFLGHTHIPYICTTDLYLVHPEWQNYESYPLLSGTKTIVNVGSVGQPRDNDTRACYASFDGTNVTHYRVEYDIAKTVSRMQGIAELDQMLWKRLQRGV, via the coding sequence ATGCAAATCATCCTCTCCGACGTGCACAGCAACCTCGAGGCATTTTCAGCGGTCTTAGCTGATATCAAGGCCCGATTCGGCAAGGACATCCAGATTATATCGTTAGGCGATTTAGTCGGCTACGGCCCGAACCCGATAGAGTGCATCCTGCTAGCCATCCAGCATAATCTCATCAACATCATGGGCAACCACGAACTGGCCCTGTCCAAGGATAAGACCAATTTCAATCCGTCCGCCCAACGGGCCATATTCTGGACCAAGACCATCATCCAGAAGAACCTGGCCAATCCCAAGGTCAGCCAGTTCCTCAAATCGCTCACTTACGAATACCGAACCGAATCCAGCGCGTTCTCCGGCGGGATTGTCTATGCGCACGGCTCGCCCCGGGGCGTGGTGGACGAATACGTCATCCGGCGCGACGACCTGTTTAACCTGACCGACGAGGTCAAAAAGAACCTCAGGGAAAACTTCGAGTCGGTTGAGGAAGTAGGGTTTCTTGGGCACACCCATATCCCTTATATATGCACCACCGACCTGTATCTGGTCCATCCGGAATGGCAGAACTATGAATCCTATCCGCTGTTATCCGGCACCAAGACCATCGTCAATGTCGGCTCGGTCGGCCAGCCGAGGGACAATGACACCCGGGCCTGTTACGCCTCGTTTGACGGAACCAATGTCACGCACTACCGGGTGGAATACGACATCGCCAAGACCGTCAGCCGGATGCAGGGCATCGCGGAACTGGACCAGATGTTGTGGAAACGGCTGCAAAGAGGGGTGTAG
- a CDS encoding acetyl-CoA decarbonylase/synthase complex subunit gamma, which translates to MALTGLDIYKLLPKTNCGECGVPTCLAFAMALATKKTSLDKCPHVSEQAKAALAGASAPPIQLVTIGTGENKLEIGNETVLFRHEQTFYHPTGIAVEIADNLPLAEIEKKAKYVQNLVFDRVGKKVRVELIAIRSISNNPDTFANACKTVAANSTLALIQISNNPAVQEAGLKITASRKPLIYAADTQNYAAMAELAKKYSCPLGVSGNNLDELADLTPKITALGVKELVINPNSKTQGQLLSDVNQIRRLGLKKTFRPLGFPVIVFPAEGTDTMSETLFAATFILKYAGIVVLKGSELWQMLPLVTARQNVYTDPQKPIQVESKLYPIGNVTETSPVLITTNFSLTYFTVEPEVEGSKVPSYILVVNTEGMSVMTAYAADKLNEKIITKALTESNIAQKIKHKKVIIPGYVATLSGKLEAESGWEVLVGPREASSLPSYLKNVWK; encoded by the coding sequence ATGGCATTGACAGGTTTAGATATCTATAAATTATTACCCAAGACTAATTGCGGCGAATGCGGCGTGCCCACCTGCCTGGCGTTTGCCATGGCCCTGGCCACCAAGAAAACATCGCTGGATAAATGCCCGCACGTCTCGGAACAGGCCAAGGCCGCCCTGGCCGGCGCCTCGGCTCCGCCTATCCAACTGGTGACCATCGGCACCGGAGAAAACAAACTGGAAATCGGCAACGAGACCGTGCTCTTCCGCCACGAACAAACCTTCTACCATCCGACCGGCATTGCCGTGGAAATCGCGGATAACCTGCCTTTGGCCGAGATAGAGAAAAAGGCCAAGTATGTCCAGAACCTGGTATTTGACCGGGTCGGCAAGAAGGTGCGGGTAGAACTCATCGCCATCCGAAGCATCAGCAATAATCCCGACACCTTTGCCAATGCCTGCAAGACCGTTGCAGCCAATTCTACATTAGCCCTGATACAGATTAGCAATAACCCGGCGGTCCAGGAAGCCGGCTTAAAGATTACGGCCAGCCGCAAACCCCTGATTTATGCGGCTGATACCCAGAATTACGCGGCCATGGCAGAACTGGCCAAGAAATACAGCTGTCCGCTGGGCGTGTCCGGAAATAACCTGGATGAACTGGCTGACCTGACCCCCAAGATTACCGCTCTCGGCGTCAAGGAACTGGTCATAAATCCCAATTCCAAGACCCAGGGCCAGCTCCTCTCGGACGTAAACCAGATTCGGCGCCTGGGACTGAAGAAGACCTTCCGGCCTTTGGGGTTCCCGGTCATCGTATTCCCGGCTGAAGGCACAGACACCATGAGCGAAACACTCTTTGCCGCCACCTTCATCCTCAAATACGCCGGCATCGTGGTCTTGAAAGGCAGCGAATTATGGCAGATGCTCCCGCTGGTCACGGCCCGGCAGAATGTCTATACCGACCCGCAGAAACCTATTCAGGTGGAATCAAAACTATATCCGATCGGCAATGTCACCGAGACCTCGCCGGTCCTGATTACCACCAATTTCTCGCTGACCTATTTCACGGTCGAGCCCGAGGTGGAAGGCAGCAAGGTGCCAAGTTATATCCTGGTGGTCAATACCGAAGGCATGTCCGTAATGACGGCCTATGCGGCTGACAAACTCAACGAAAAGATAATCACCAAGGCGCTGACCGAATCCAATATCGCCCAGAAAATCAAGCACAAGAAGGTGATTATCCCGGGCTATGTAGCCACCTTAAGCGGCAAACTGGAGGCCGAATCCGGCTGGGAAGTGCTGGTCGGCCCGCGCGAGGCATCGTCTCTGCCGTCGTACTTAAAGAACGTGTGGAAGTAA
- a CDS encoding RidA family protein yields the protein MTHKKIIETANAPAAIGPYSQAIAVDGWVFLSGQIPIDPATAKIVSDDIARQTEQVMNNIKAVVEKAGGTMQNIVKTTIYLKDMDDFAKVNEIYKRYFPSEPPARATVQVSRLPKDVGIEIDAVVFIKGV from the coding sequence ATGACCCACAAGAAGATAATCGAAACTGCCAATGCGCCGGCCGCCATCGGCCCTTATTCCCAGGCCATCGCAGTTGATGGCTGGGTGTTTCTGTCCGGACAGATTCCGATTGACCCGGCCACGGCTAAGATAGTCAGCGACGACATCGCCCGGCAGACCGAACAGGTCATGAACAATATCAAGGCCGTGGTGGAAAAAGCCGGCGGGACCATGCAGAATATCGTCAAGACCACCATCTATCTTAAGGATATGGATGATTTTGCCAAGGTCAACGAGATATATAAAAGGTATTTCCCAAGCGAGCCGCCGGCCCGGGCCACGGTCCAGGTCAGCCGCCTGCCTAAGGATGTCGGGATTGAGATTGATGCGGTGGTCTTCATAAAAGGCGTTTAA
- a CDS encoding HEAT repeat domain-containing protein translates to MNRFILIIIGITCAMITAAGIMGIEWLNSPINELRWHLHDKNPSVRCEAIYALGGLGDKESISEIRGMLNDEDTKIISSVIYCIGRLGDKKDIPEIRKYLNNKDDSVRYSAVLALGDLDDQESIPQIRGMLNIEQLRWAVIYALGKLNDRESIPELRRFINDKEINARNTAIYVLSKLGDKELIPIARKFLSAADTEMPTRLTSLDALAELDDKESIPRIKELLKDKYEWMRKTAGEALKKLGVPEEEIKKAKEK, encoded by the coding sequence ATGAATAGATTTATTCTTATAATAATCGGCATTACCTGCGCTATGATTACCGCCGCGGGGATAATGGGAATTGAATGGCTCAACAGCCCTATTAACGAACTCCGCTGGCATCTCCACGACAAAAACCCATCTGTGCGTTGCGAGGCTATCTATGCGCTTGGTGGACTCGGCGATAAAGAATCTATTTCTGAGATACGAGGAATGCTTAATGATGAAGATACAAAGATTATTTCATCTGTAATTTATTGTATAGGTAGATTAGGAGACAAGAAAGACATTCCAGAGATACGAAAATATCTTAATAATAAGGATGATTCTGTACGCTACTCAGCCGTACTCGCTCTTGGCGATTTAGACGACCAGGAATCCATTCCGCAAATAAGAGGAATGCTTAATATAGAACAATTACGTTGGGCAGTTATATATGCGCTCGGAAAATTAAACGATAGAGAATCCATCCCGGAATTGCGCAGATTTATTAACGACAAAGAGATAAACGCCCGTAATACAGCTATTTATGTTCTTAGCAAACTGGGCGACAAAGAATTAATACCGATAGCACGAAAATTTCTTAGTGCTGCTGATACAGAAATGCCTACGCGTCTTACATCGCTTGATGCTCTTGCTGAATTAGATGACAAAGAATCAATTCCTCGAATAAAAGAACTACTCAAAGATAAATATGAATGGATGCGTAAAACAGCCGGAGAAGCATTAAAGAAACTCGGCGTGCCGGAGGAGGAGATTAAGAAGGCGAAAGAAAAGTGA
- a CDS encoding metal-dependent hydrolase encodes MDSLTHTLSGIVVSSLGLRQEFRWPGFLVFTAATLFPDIDFIFNFIARSIYVRFHRGFTHSFIYLPVFALLLAVIFYFLFKSIGFKNLYLICLAGIAMHLLLDVVNSYGTPVLMPFSSAQYSLNLDVIIDAYVLGPLLLGAVAVWVWPSFQKPTALIVLAVMLSGFLFRFIQQQQAARLIARIESSDRTVLIPAGMGTIYNPFTWQAIIPHDNGYNVYAVNSAQGQVAGPHSIAHQMDEINTFRPNSRAVRDFLNWSRFPFGRVEQTDAGTVVKLGDLRFQFGTQERYMLLVRFNKDGTLVSEKFGFSHRLTQMDTD; translated from the coding sequence ATGGATTCTTTAACCCACACGCTTTCGGGTATAGTGGTCTCGTCCTTAGGACTCAGGCAGGAATTCCGCTGGCCCGGGTTTCTGGTCTTTACCGCGGCCACGCTGTTTCCTGATATTGACTTTATCTTCAACTTCATTGCCCGTTCCATCTACGTCCGGTTCCATCGGGGCTTTACCCATTCATTTATCTATCTGCCTGTGTTTGCCTTGTTGCTGGCTGTAATATTTTATTTCCTGTTCAAGAGCATAGGATTCAAGAATCTCTATCTTATCTGCCTGGCTGGGATAGCAATGCATCTCCTGCTGGATGTGGTCAATTCCTACGGAACGCCGGTGCTGATGCCGTTTTCCTCGGCCCAGTATTCCCTGAACCTGGATGTTATTATTGATGCCTATGTGTTGGGACCGCTATTGCTCGGAGCGGTGGCCGTCTGGGTCTGGCCGTCATTCCAGAAACCCACGGCGTTAATCGTGCTGGCCGTTATGCTCAGCGGATTCCTGTTCAGATTCATCCAGCAACAGCAGGCCGCGCGCCTGATAGCCAGGATAGAGTCATCGGACCGGACGGTCCTGATACCTGCGGGCATGGGCACGATATACAATCCCTTTACCTGGCAGGCGATAATTCCTCATGACAATGGGTATAATGTTTATGCCGTCAACAGCGCCCAGGGTCAGGTGGCTGGCCCGCATTCTATTGCCCATCAGATGGATGAGATAAATACCTTCCGGCCGAACTCCAGGGCGGTCCGGGATTTTCTTAACTGGAGCAGGTTCCCTTTCGGTCGGGTGGAGCAGACCGATGCGGGCACAGTGGTGAAATTGGGCGACCTGCGTTTCCAGTTCGGGACCCAGGAGCGGTATATGTTGTTGGTCAGATTCAATAAGGACGGAACGCTGGTCTCAGAAAAGTTCGGGTTTAGCCACAGATTAACACAGATGGATACGGATTAG
- a CDS encoding NAD(P)H-dependent oxidoreductase: MQVLVLYHSRSGNTKKLAEEIARGVEEAGEVKALLKSAAEVTKDDFLACEGIIAGSPVYFGTMAAELKAVFDKFVSVRKKMENKVGAAFATSADASGGKETTLMSIIQAMLIYGMVIAGDPLDATGHYGASCVGAPDEKALSNARKLGKRVAMLARKLRG; this comes from the coding sequence ATGCAAGTTTTGGTATTATATCATTCCCGGAGCGGGAACACCAAGAAACTGGCCGAGGAGATTGCCCGCGGGGTGGAGGAGGCAGGCGAGGTCAAGGCGCTGCTCAAGTCCGCGGCTGAAGTGACCAAGGACGATTTCCTGGCCTGCGAAGGCATTATTGCGGGTTCCCCGGTCTATTTCGGGACCATGGCCGCCGAATTAAAGGCGGTGTTTGACAAGTTCGTCAGTGTCCGCAAGAAGATGGAGAACAAGGTCGGCGCGGCATTTGCCACCTCGGCCGATGCCTCAGGCGGCAAGGAGACTACTCTGATGTCCATTATCCAGGCCATGCTCATATACGGGATGGTCATTGCCGGCGACCCGCTCGATGCCACGGGCCATTACGGTGCCTCGTGCGTCGGCGCGCCGGATGAAAAGGCATTATCCAACGCCCGGAAATTGGGCAAGCGCGTGGCGATGTTAGCGAGGAAACTGAGGGGATGA
- a CDS encoding HNH endonuclease: MKKRPKISDKVSADIIFRADRKCCVCKSPDSNPSMHHIDGNPSNNNPDNLAPLCPNCQDKTHKTGGTSKAYSPKLIRKYRDEWYRQVAERTPIREKQDDIIESRSKSKNFGMLSTLAQHDVMRIRYEIEIVRDDWKEIEKLLIKLNSYGREFGYEVRREVLSAVYEATDYVRFGTTIDLIRAATNVVYNSIPLYSLRGPASHKITKKDIELIKTAGEIGFNILYDASKYFREIKIVKKGADLLARILRYAQINKLDELEKEILQHFTACEESCDIERDSKLFIEGKKIIKECKTWYSDL, translated from the coding sequence GTGAAAAAGAGACCAAAAATTTCTGATAAAGTTTCTGCGGATATTATCTTCCGGGCCGACCGTAAATGCTGTGTTTGTAAAAGCCCTGACAGTAATCCTTCGATGCATCATATTGACGGGAATCCTTCTAATAATAATCCTGATAATCTTGCTCCGCTCTGCCCTAATTGTCAGGATAAAACCCATAAGACCGGTGGAACAAGTAAGGCATATAGCCCAAAATTAATAAGAAAGTATCGCGATGAGTGGTATAGGCAAGTAGCAGAGCGAACACCTATAAGGGAAAAACAAGACGATATAATAGAATCACGCTCTAAAAGTAAAAATTTTGGTATGCTCTCTACATTGGCGCAACATGATGTTATGCGCATTCGTTATGAAATTGAGATTGTTCGTGACGACTGGAAAGAGATTGAGAAATTATTAATTAAACTCAATTCTTATGGTAGAGAGTTTGGATATGAGGTTCGACGGGAAGTATTATCCGCCGTATACGAGGCGACCGATTATGTAAGATTTGGAACAACAATTGACCTCATACGGGCTGCAACTAATGTGGTGTATAATTCAATACCTCTCTACAGTCTTAGAGGGCCGGCAAGTCATAAAATAACCAAGAAAGATATTGAACTTATAAAAACGGCAGGTGAGATTGGTTTTAATATTCTATATGATGCATCTAAATATTTTAGAGAAATTAAGATTGTTAAGAAGGGAGCTGATTTACTTGCCAGGATTCTAAGGTATGCACAGATTAATAAGTTAGATGAATTGGAAAAAGAAATATTGCAGCATTTTACAGCATGCGAAGAGAGTTGCGATATTGAAAGGGATTCAAAACTATTTATTGAAGGCAAGAAAATTATAAAAGAATGTAAAACTTGGTATTCAGATTTGTAG
- a CDS encoding FRG domain-containing protein, producing the protein MKVFNEQEKIDSIEPLTIKTPNDLTDRTKTSYPLSRKWVFRGQTQDWPLATTLERLCVSLGIEPEHYRQVEKILLREFKRRFYHYETHVPQPSDNLEWFAIMQHYGAATRLLDWTYSPYVALYNALEREASNGKHAVVWALDLRWLQGAGMKVVERYSKYKNMNKEDKEMVRHFMLKAPTAKEKQKVSNWLYKQSIRFIFPSTPFNLNQRLAVQKGLFMSLGSLTNTFIANLISMPGFNNGYKYKNDNEKNIWRFHIVAKGKERRKWLRELLGMNVSADSLFPGLDGFARSLNVYHHRFDELK; encoded by the coding sequence ATGAAGGTATTTAATGAACAAGAAAAAATAGATAGTATCGAACCGTTAACTATTAAGACGCCCAATGATTTAACCGATAGGACAAAAACCTCGTATCCGTTGAGCCGAAAGTGGGTCTTCCGTGGTCAAACTCAAGATTGGCCACTGGCTACGACATTAGAACGGTTATGCGTATCTTTGGGTATAGAACCAGAGCATTATCGTCAAGTAGAGAAAATTCTTCTACGTGAATTTAAAAGGCGTTTTTATCACTACGAGACACATGTGCCCCAACCTAGTGATAATCTTGAATGGTTTGCTATTATGCAGCATTATGGCGCTGCAACACGCTTACTTGATTGGACATATTCACCATATGTTGCGCTTTATAATGCATTAGAACGAGAGGCCTCAAATGGTAAGCACGCCGTTGTATGGGCGTTAGACCTTCGATGGCTGCAAGGTGCGGGAATGAAAGTAGTCGAGAGGTATTCTAAATATAAAAATATGAATAAAGAAGATAAAGAAATGGTGAGACATTTTATGCTCAAGGCTCCCACAGCTAAGGAAAAACAGAAAGTCAGTAATTGGTTGTATAAACAGTCTATAAGATTTATTTTTCCCTCCACCCCATTTAATCTTAACCAGCGGTTGGCAGTGCAAAAGGGTTTGTTTATGTCTTTAGGTAGTCTTACTAATACATTTATTGCCAATCTTATAAGTATGCCAGGATTCAATAATGGTTATAAATACAAAAACGATAACGAAAAGAATATCTGGAGGTTTCATATAGTGGCTAAAGGTAAGGAACGCCGGAAATGGCTCCGGGAGCTTTTGGGAATGAACGTATCAGCAGATTCATTGTTCCCAGGCCTTGACGGTTTTGCTCGGTCGCTAAATGTCTATCATCATAGATTTGATGAACTAAAGTAA
- a CDS encoding tetratricopeptide repeat protein, protein MNKDCIKFQPDIADYCLGRYEYIKDYEAFFRHLEECADCRNQLFGMKGVVYEFQKAAVPPEETAKRMQAIKDIFKKTPPQPTGPVASLRATLKQGIALYKEHKYTEARVVFSGLAQVLVMNQKLPDAEREVLADAYYHLGLVDQQLNNPIEAINNFSKSIEHEPYDADAYYHRAVVYNLLGQIPSALQDYTSAIRNNPDYTEAYLDRGLLYFMINDFASAIADATKGLEIPPLNPLCYLLKAMSYEMLGLYYEAIEDCNELLKIEENETIAWTVRGRSYGILGEFDKAMADFNKLIQLNPRVGEGYFYRGVLYARDGKLKEAIADFRHSLKLKPRDINATESLAKAEKELLMMQATAKIEKSIMKAIAKAKTEENQKSEINELRKEIESLKDTMKLVLEIAKQKPEYHYHIQQTPEITSGIFSRKPYSTIVMPVVERPSNNKKE, encoded by the coding sequence ATGAATAAAGATTGCATCAAATTCCAACCTGACATTGCGGACTATTGTCTGGGGCGCTACGAGTATATCAAGGATTACGAGGCGTTCTTCAGGCATCTTGAGGAATGCGCGGATTGTCGCAACCAGCTCTTCGGGATGAAGGGCGTGGTCTATGAATTCCAGAAGGCCGCGGTCCCGCCTGAAGAGACGGCCAAACGAATGCAGGCCATCAAGGACATCTTCAAGAAGACGCCGCCCCAGCCGACCGGTCCGGTGGCCAGCCTGCGGGCTACCTTAAAGCAGGGCATTGCCTTGTATAAAGAGCATAAATACACCGAGGCCAGGGTTGTATTCAGCGGACTGGCCCAGGTTCTGGTAATGAACCAGAAATTGCCGGACGCCGAACGGGAAGTGTTGGCCGATGCCTATTATCATCTGGGTTTGGTTGACCAGCAACTCAATAATCCCATAGAGGCCATCAATAATTTCTCCAAGTCCATCGAGCATGAACCCTATGATGCGGACGCCTATTACCATCGTGCCGTGGTTTATAACCTGTTGGGCCAGATTCCGTCCGCCTTGCAGGATTATACCTCTGCCATTAGGAATAATCCGGATTATACCGAGGCGTATTTAGACCGGGGACTACTATATTTTATGATTAATGATTTCGCATCCGCGATTGCTGATGCCACCAAAGGGTTAGAGATTCCGCCTTTGAATCCTTTGTGCTATCTTCTCAAGGCAATGAGTTACGAGATGTTGGGGCTTTATTATGAAGCCATTGAGGACTGCAATGAACTTCTCAAGATAGAGGAAAATGAAACAATAGCTTGGACGGTTAGAGGTAGGAGTTATGGAATCTTAGGTGAGTTTGACAAGGCCATGGCTGACTTCAATAAGTTAATCCAATTAAACCCCCGAGTCGGGGAAGGCTATTTCTACCGCGGGGTGCTTTATGCCCGGGACGGCAAACTCAAAGAGGCGATTGCGGACTTCAGGCATTCGCTCAAACTCAAGCCCAGAGATATCAATGCCACGGAGTCGTTGGCCAAAGCCGAAAAAGAACTCCTGATGATGCAGGCCACGGCCAAGATAGAAAAATCCATTATGAAAGCCATTGCCAAGGCAAAGACAGAAGAGAATCAAAAGAGTGAGATTAACGAATTACGTAAGGAGATAGAATCACTGAAGGATACCATGAAACTGGTGCTGGAGATAGCTAAGCAGAAGCCGGAATACCACTATCATATCCAGCAGACGCCGGAGATTACCAGCGGTATATTCTCCCGAAAACCCTATAGCACCATAGTAATGCCGGTAGTAGAAAGACCAAGTAATAATAAGAAGGAGTAA
- a CDS encoding sigma-70 family RNA polymerase sigma factor — MPEVRSDEQLVAAYLSGDKPAFEEIVERYDGRLFIFAWDKLRHHQDAQDAVQDTWFKTWQSLASFDDTHKFSSWLYKICQNFCFMKMRERGRNRFTAFSDLPDKIEKLKPGPIKEVAESMEVRFRILAVLTHEEHKLWELVVTKGWKYEAIAQDEKLFRGKTEEELRTIFGQAWRKVWEQRNKEVAKWVPKKKSQINTD; from the coding sequence ATGCCAGAAGTGCGAAGCGACGAACAATTAGTGGCCGCCTACCTCTCCGGTGACAAGCCCGCCTTTGAGGAAATAGTAGAGCGCTACGACGGGCGCCTGTTCATATTCGCCTGGGATAAACTCCGGCATCACCAGGACGCACAGGACGCGGTTCAGGACACCTGGTTCAAGACCTGGCAGAGCCTGGCCAGTTTTGACGACACCCACAAGTTCTCCTCCTGGCTTTATAAAATCTGCCAGAACTTCTGCTTTATGAAGATGCGGGAGCGGGGCCGGAACAGGTTTACCGCTTTCTCCGACCTGCCTGATAAGATAGAGAAACTCAAGCCCGGCCCGATTAAGGAAGTCGCCGAATCAATGGAGGTCCGGTTCAGAATCCTGGCCGTCCTGACCCACGAGGAACATAAACTCTGGGAACTGGTCGTGACCAAGGGCTGGAAATACGAGGCCATTGCCCAGGATGAGAAACTATTCAGGGGCAAGACCGAGGAAGAACTGCGGACTATATTCGGCCAGGCCTGGCGCAAGGTCTGGGAACAGAGAAATAAAGAAGTGGCTAAATGGGTGCCGAAGAAGAAATCACAGATTAACACAGATTGA